A window of the Sneathiella sp. P13V-1 genome harbors these coding sequences:
- the ssb gene encoding single-stranded DNA-binding protein: protein MAGSVNKVILVGNLGADPEVRHMQNGKPVCNLRIATSENWNDRATGERKERTEWHRVVIFNEGLCRVAENYLRKGSKVYLEGQLQTRQYEQDGITKYSTEIVLQGFNSNLTMLDSAGGQGGGQGGGFGGGNNNNQGGGFGGGNQGGGFGGGGQGGGFGGGPSGGDFDDDIPF from the coding sequence ATGGCAGGCAGCGTCAATAAAGTAATTCTGGTTGGTAATTTGGGGGCAGATCCGGAAGTTCGGCACATGCAGAACGGGAAACCTGTCTGTAATTTGAGAATTGCCACATCTGAAAACTGGAATGACCGGGCAACGGGTGAACGCAAAGAAAGAACAGAGTGGCATCGTGTTGTTATCTTCAACGAAGGCCTGTGCCGTGTAGCAGAAAACTACCTGCGTAAAGGATCCAAGGTTTATCTGGAAGGGCAACTTCAGACCCGTCAGTACGAACAGGATGGCATTACTAAATACTCAACCGAGATTGTTCTGCAGGGCTTCAATTCAAACCTTACCATGCTTGACAGTGCGGGGGGGCAAGGTGGTGGCCAGGGCGGCGGCTTCGGCGGCGGAAATAACAATAACCAGGGCGGCGGTTTTGGTGGTGGTAATCAGGGCGGTGGCTTTGGCGGCGGCGGTCAAGGTGGCGGTTTCGGTGGTGGCCCATCAGGCGGCGATTTCGACGACGATATCCCGTTTTAG
- the secF gene encoding protein translocase subunit SecF, with product MKFKIIPERTNLPFLKSRFIAFGISAVLMILSAVMFFGPGLNKGIDFEGGIMLEVAFPESPDLGEMRSSLGGLGLGQVNLQTFGAPDDILIRVQRQEGGSEAQTAAVEKVKVQLESQYGKEISYRRIEFVGPTVSGELVQTAFEAVLVAVLAILIYIWLRFEWHYSIGAIAALVHDVILTIGMFAITGIEFNIASVAAILTIVGYSINDTVVVYDRIRENFRRYKKMEVKDLLDLSINETLSRTVITSVTTLLALVSLFVFGGEVIRGFAAAMIFGVVVGTYSSIFVAAPILLQVGLDHHNEEEDGFKPSDDDAFETKA from the coding sequence ATGAAGTTCAAAATTATTCCAGAGCGTACAAACCTGCCTTTCCTGAAAAGCAGATTTATCGCATTTGGCATTTCAGCAGTTCTGATGATTTTGTCTGCGGTTATGTTCTTTGGGCCAGGTCTCAATAAGGGCATCGACTTTGAAGGCGGTATCATGCTGGAAGTTGCCTTCCCTGAATCCCCTGATCTTGGTGAAATGAGGTCATCACTTGGTGGCTTGGGGCTTGGTCAGGTTAACCTTCAGACATTTGGTGCACCAGACGATATTCTGATCCGCGTACAGCGTCAGGAAGGGGGCAGTGAAGCCCAGACTGCGGCGGTGGAGAAGGTCAAAGTGCAGCTTGAAAGCCAATATGGAAAAGAGATTTCCTATCGCCGTATTGAATTTGTAGGACCAACCGTTTCAGGTGAACTTGTTCAAACAGCTTTTGAAGCGGTATTAGTCGCGGTTCTCGCAATCCTGATCTATATCTGGCTGCGCTTCGAATGGCACTATTCCATTGGTGCGATTGCGGCCTTGGTGCACGACGTCATCCTGACGATCGGTATGTTTGCCATTACGGGTATTGAGTTTAACATTGCTTCCGTTGCGGCGATCCTGACCATTGTCGGTTATTCCATCAACGATACGGTGGTTGTGTATGACCGTATCCGCGAAAACTTCCGCCGTTACAAGAAAATGGAAGTCAAAGACCTTCTGGATCTTTCCATTAACGAGACCCTGTCCCGTACAGTGATCACTTCTGTCACCACATTGCTGGCATTGGTTTCTCTGTTTGTGTTCGGTGGTGAGGTTATCCGTGGTTTCGCAGCCGCAATGATCTTTGGTGTTGTTGTTGGTACATATTCCTCCATCTTTGTGGCGGCTCCAATTCTGCTGCAAGTTGGTCTGGACCATCACAACGAAGAAGAGGACGGGTTCAAACCATCAGATGATGATGCGTTTGAAACGAAGGCATAA
- the uvrA gene encoding excinuclease ABC subunit UvrA — translation MLKEISIRGAREHNLKNVNVDIPRDKLVVITGLSGSGKSSLAFDTIYAEGQRRYVESLSAYARQFLEMMQKPDVDHIDGLSPAISIEQKTTSKNPRSTVGTVTEIYDYLRLLYARIGIPYSPATGLPIQSQTVSQMVDQVIALGEGKRLYLMAPIVRGRKGEYRKEFLDLRKKGFQRVKVDGEIYDIEDVPELDKKLKHHIDVVVDRVVIAEDIQSRLADSIETALELADGLFVAEDADSKERKMFSAKFACPESGFTIEEIEPRIFSFNNPYGACPACGGLGTEMMFDAELIVPDVTLSLREGAIAPWSKSATPAPYYMQTLEALGRHYGFNTTTPWEKIPEEHQDKVLHGTGDEKIQITFDDGMRTFKTNKPFEGVIPNVERRYRETDSSWVREDLEKYQDKTHCKTCNGHRLKTEALAIKIDGLNIGEVVSKSILDAQKWFDNLKSTLSSKDLSIAERVLKEINERLGFLVDVGLEYLTLSRNSGTLSGGESQRIRLASQIGSGLTGVLYVLDEPSIGLHQRDNARLLKTLVNLRDQGNTVIVVEHDEEAMTIADHVIDMGPRAGALGGRLIAQGTPEDIMKVEESITGKYLSGEMEVPLPEKRRKVIDARQLRIVGARHNNLKRVNVNVPLGTFTCVTGVSGGGKSSLIIETLYKAIAKKLNRNRNHPGPHDRIEGIEWLDKIVDIDQSPIGRTPRSNPATYTGAFTPIREWFAGLPEAKARGYKSGRFSFNVKGGRCEACKGDGVIKIEMHFLPDVYVQCDVCQGKRYNRETLEVTFKDKSISDVLDMTVDEAAEFFKAVPVVREKFETLQQVGLGYIHVGQQATTLSGGEAQRVKLAKELSRKATGRTLYILDEPTTGLHFEDVRKLMEVLQALVNAGNSILVIEHNLEVIKTADWVIDMGPDGGDAGGYLVAEGTPEQVAEVEASHTGRYLKEILSRRPAVPVEDGSDKPAKKTGKAKTTRKNKVA, via the coding sequence ATGCTTAAAGAAATCAGTATCCGCGGCGCAAGAGAACATAACCTGAAGAATGTGAACGTGGATATCCCACGGGACAAGCTGGTTGTGATTACCGGACTTTCAGGATCAGGTAAGTCGTCCCTCGCCTTTGATACGATATACGCTGAGGGTCAACGCCGGTATGTGGAAAGTCTCTCTGCATATGCACGTCAATTCCTTGAGATGATGCAAAAGCCGGATGTAGATCATATTGATGGTCTGAGCCCGGCAATTTCCATTGAGCAGAAAACCACATCGAAAAATCCGCGTTCTACGGTTGGTACTGTTACTGAGATATACGATTACTTGCGACTGCTATACGCACGTATCGGTATTCCATACTCCCCTGCGACAGGGCTTCCTATTCAAAGCCAAACAGTGAGCCAGATGGTGGATCAGGTGATCGCGTTGGGTGAAGGAAAACGTCTATATTTGATGGCCCCAATTGTCCGGGGACGCAAAGGCGAATACCGCAAAGAATTTCTGGATCTTCGTAAAAAAGGTTTTCAACGTGTCAAGGTAGATGGAGAAATCTACGACATCGAAGACGTTCCAGAACTGGACAAGAAACTGAAACACCACATCGACGTTGTTGTAGACCGAGTTGTTATCGCAGAAGATATACAAAGCCGTCTTGCTGATTCCATTGAAACTGCGCTTGAACTTGCTGATGGGTTGTTTGTTGCGGAAGATGCAGACAGCAAGGAACGCAAGATGTTCTCTGCCAAGTTCGCTTGCCCGGAATCAGGCTTTACCATCGAAGAGATTGAACCACGTATTTTCTCCTTCAACAATCCTTATGGTGCATGTCCGGCATGTGGTGGTCTTGGAACAGAAATGATGTTTGATGCGGAACTTATTGTTCCGGATGTAACCCTATCCCTTCGCGAGGGTGCAATTGCCCCTTGGTCGAAATCTGCGACACCGGCCCCCTATTATATGCAAACGCTGGAAGCATTGGGTCGTCACTACGGATTTAACACCACAACACCATGGGAAAAAATACCGGAGGAACACCAAGATAAAGTCCTCCACGGTACAGGTGATGAGAAAATTCAGATCACCTTTGATGATGGTATGCGTACCTTTAAAACAAACAAACCTTTTGAGGGTGTTATTCCGAATGTGGAACGTCGCTATCGCGAAACTGACAGTAGCTGGGTTCGCGAAGATCTCGAGAAGTATCAAGATAAAACCCATTGTAAGACCTGTAATGGCCATCGCCTCAAAACTGAGGCCCTTGCAATCAAGATTGATGGTTTGAATATTGGTGAGGTGGTTTCCAAATCCATTCTGGATGCACAGAAATGGTTTGATAATCTCAAGAGTACACTTTCATCCAAAGATCTTTCAATTGCTGAGCGAGTTCTAAAGGAGATTAACGAACGCCTGGGGTTTCTGGTTGATGTGGGACTTGAGTATCTGACATTGTCCCGCAACTCGGGCACGCTATCTGGTGGTGAAAGTCAACGTATTCGCCTTGCCTCGCAAATTGGATCAGGTCTTACAGGTGTTCTCTACGTTCTGGATGAACCTTCTATTGGTTTGCATCAGCGGGATAATGCGCGACTATTGAAAACGCTCGTCAACCTTCGAGATCAAGGCAACACTGTGATTGTGGTTGAACATGATGAAGAAGCCATGACTATCGCAGACCATGTTATTGACATGGGGCCGCGCGCAGGCGCACTTGGTGGTCGTCTGATTGCACAAGGCACGCCTGAAGACATTATGAAGGTCGAGGAAAGTATCACCGGCAAATATTTGTCTGGAGAAATGGAAGTTCCTCTTCCTGAGAAACGCCGTAAAGTCATTGACGCCCGTCAGCTTCGTATTGTTGGTGCACGCCACAATAACCTCAAACGTGTTAATGTAAATGTTCCACTCGGCACATTCACTTGTGTTACTGGTGTATCTGGCGGTGGTAAATCTTCTTTGATTATTGAAACCCTCTACAAGGCGATTGCGAAAAAACTCAATAGAAATCGCAACCATCCGGGGCCACATGATCGTATCGAAGGCATTGAATGGCTTGATAAAATTGTTGATATTGACCAAAGTCCAATTGGCCGTACACCACGCTCAAACCCTGCCACTTATACCGGTGCCTTTACGCCAATTCGTGAGTGGTTCGCGGGTCTTCCAGAAGCCAAAGCCCGTGGATATAAATCCGGTCGTTTCTCTTTTAACGTAAAGGGGGGCCGCTGCGAAGCTTGTAAGGGTGATGGCGTTATTAAAATTGAAATGCACTTTCTGCCGGATGTTTATGTTCAATGTGATGTCTGTCAAGGTAAGCGCTATAACCGCGAAACTTTGGAAGTCACCTTTAAGGATAAAAGCATTTCCGACGTTCTGGATATGACCGTTGATGAGGCTGCTGAATTCTTTAAAGCAGTTCCTGTTGTTCGCGAAAAGTTTGAAACGCTACAACAAGTGGGACTTGGCTACATACATGTGGGCCAACAGGCAACGACCTTGTCAGGCGGTGAAGCACAACGTGTAAAACTCGCCAAAGAGCTTTCAAGAAAAGCGACAGGCCGTACCCTCTATATTTTGGATGAGCCGACCACAGGTCTTCATTTCGAAGATGTCCGGAAATTGATGGAAGTGTTGCAAGCGCTCGTTAATGCCGGAAATAGCATTCTCGTCATTGAACATAATCTGGAAGTTATCAAGACAGCTGACTGGGTTATCGACATGGGACCAGATGGTGGCGATGCCGGTGGATATTTAGTGGCAGAAGGCACACCAGAGCAAGTCGCCGAGGTTGAAGCAAGCCACACAGGACGTTATTTGAAAGAAATCCTTTCCAGACGCCCTGCTGTCCCTGTAGAAGATGGCAGCGATAAACCTGCCAAGAAAACAGGCAAAGCAAAAACTACACGGAAAAACAAAGTGGCCTAG
- the yajC gene encoding preprotein translocase subunit YajC, producing the protein MNEQFAQFVPLILIGVVFYFLLIRPQQKRVKDHKAMIEAVRRGDSVVTAGGIAGKVIKVRDDNMVQVEIAPDVRVDVVKSTLSDVRSKSEPADGVADNKEKESGGFLGKFKK; encoded by the coding sequence ATGAACGAACAATTTGCGCAATTCGTGCCGCTGATCCTGATCGGTGTGGTTTTTTACTTCCTGCTAATCCGTCCGCAACAGAAACGTGTTAAGGACCATAAGGCGATGATTGAAGCCGTACGCCGTGGCGACAGCGTTGTTACCGCAGGCGGTATCGCCGGTAAAGTGATCAAAGTTCGCGATGATAACATGGTTCAGGTGGAAATTGCCCCTGATGTGCGTGTTGATGTTGTTAAATCTACGCTTTCTGATGTTCGCAGTAAAAGCGAGCCAGCAGACGGCGTGGCTGACAACAAAGAAAAAGAGTCCGGCGGTTTCCTCGGAAAATTCAAGAAATAA
- a CDS encoding ATP-binding protein: MSTKKEILAQLTRIADTLDRIAPEDQHDIDLSTGTAFVWHAEENSLRDIPKVNHVDMGMLKGIDQVKDILIDNTMRFAKGFPANNALLWGARGMGKSSLVKAAHALINAELGDSLVLVEIHREDIPSLPDLLRILQVSDRRFILYCDDLSFDGDDDTYKSLKTVLDGGLEGRPDNVIFYATSNRRHLMRRDMIENERSTAVMPSEAIEEKVSLSDRFGLWLGFHSCSQDEYLDMIRGYVAHFSIPIEEEELKRDAIEWTRTRGSRSGRVAWQFVQELAGRTETHIK; this comes from the coding sequence ATGAGTACAAAAAAAGAAATTCTTGCCCAGCTAACACGCATTGCAGATACACTGGATCGTATCGCCCCGGAAGATCAGCATGATATTGACCTTTCTACCGGAACAGCCTTCGTTTGGCATGCAGAGGAAAATTCACTTCGCGACATTCCAAAAGTCAATCACGTCGACATGGGAATGCTCAAGGGTATCGATCAGGTCAAAGATATTCTGATAGATAACACCATGCGGTTTGCCAAGGGTTTTCCTGCGAATAACGCCCTTTTGTGGGGCGCGCGCGGTATGGGGAAAAGCTCCCTGGTGAAGGCGGCACATGCGCTTATCAACGCAGAACTTGGCGACAGCTTGGTGCTTGTTGAAATTCATAGAGAGGACATTCCCTCCCTCCCCGACCTGCTACGTATCCTTCAGGTGAGCGATCGACGGTTTATTCTTTATTGTGATGACCTGTCTTTTGATGGCGATGACGACACATATAAGTCCCTGAAGACTGTTCTGGATGGCGGTCTGGAAGGCAGACCTGATAATGTTATATTCTATGCAACATCAAACAGACGTCATCTTATGCGCCGCGATATGATTGAAAATGAGCGGTCAACCGCTGTTATGCCGTCAGAGGCCATAGAAGAAAAAGTCTCTCTCTCCGATCGTTTCGGGCTTTGGCTGGGCTTCCATAGCTGTTCTCAAGATGAATATCTGGATATGATTCGTGGCTATGTCGCCCATTTCAGCATCCCCATTGAAGAGGAAGAGCTCAAACGTGATGCTATTGAATGGACACGGACACGCGGCTCTCGTTCAGGCCGTGTGGCGTGGCAGTTCGTTCAGGAGCTCGCAGGGCGCACTGAAACACACATCAAATAA
- the secD gene encoding protein translocase subunit SecD, with amino-acid sequence MISFPKWKSALVILVCLLGVVYTIPNFVDQKSMEGLPDWAPKDQITLGLDLQGGSHLLMQVETESVKEKMSESLIDSVRSNLRSGNDRIGYRNLKATNGVVSLTLRNIADREIAREKLASISSITPTGQRSHLIETFDDGRITITPSEQTVADRISSVVDQTIEILNNRVNEIGLTEPTIQRQGKDRILIQIPGLGDPQRVIDLIGKTAQMTFHLVNNSVDPFKGNAPAGTKILPPHTEGERPVAVRNRVMVSGENLEDAQATFQQGQPVVSIRFNSLGGKQFARVTQENVGRPFAIVLDGKVVSAPRINEPILTGSAVISGGFSVQEAQDLALLLRAGALPAPLTVLEQRSVGPDLGADSIAAGEIAGIIGLVAVVIFMIVTYGLFGLVANVALTMNIFMIMSLLSVLGATLTLPGIAGIILTIGMAVDANVLIFERIREETRNGKTPFNAIESGYKRAFTTIVDANVTTGIAAVILFVMGTGPIKGFAVTLGIGIVCSMFTAILLSRMLISMWALKTRPKTLNV; translated from the coding sequence ATGATTAGCTTCCCGAAATGGAAGAGCGCACTGGTAATTCTGGTGTGCCTATTGGGGGTGGTTTACACCATCCCCAATTTTGTGGACCAGAAATCGATGGAAGGGCTGCCTGACTGGGCACCCAAAGATCAGATTACCCTTGGGCTCGACCTGCAGGGGGGCTCTCACCTGTTGATGCAGGTTGAAACGGAAAGTGTGAAGGAAAAAATGAGTGAAAGCCTCATTGATTCCGTTCGTTCCAACCTCAGAAGCGGTAACGACCGTATTGGTTATCGTAATCTGAAAGCAACAAATGGTGTTGTGAGTTTAACGCTTAGAAATATCGCTGACCGTGAAATTGCGCGTGAAAAACTTGCGTCTATTTCGTCAATTACTCCAACAGGCCAACGGAGCCATCTTATCGAAACATTTGATGATGGCCGGATCACAATTACACCTAGTGAGCAAACGGTCGCGGATCGTATCAGTTCGGTGGTGGATCAGACGATTGAAATTCTGAATAACCGAGTGAATGAGATTGGTCTCACCGAGCCTACCATTCAGAGGCAGGGCAAGGATCGGATCCTGATCCAGATTCCAGGCCTTGGTGATCCTCAGCGTGTAATCGATCTGATCGGTAAAACCGCGCAGATGACTTTCCATCTTGTCAATAACTCGGTTGATCCTTTTAAAGGAAACGCGCCTGCGGGAACGAAGATTTTACCACCCCATACCGAAGGAGAGCGCCCTGTTGCGGTTCGAAACCGCGTGATGGTTTCTGGTGAAAATCTGGAAGATGCACAGGCGACTTTCCAGCAAGGACAGCCAGTTGTCTCTATTCGCTTTAACAGCCTCGGCGGTAAGCAGTTTGCTCGTGTAACACAGGAAAATGTAGGACGTCCTTTTGCCATTGTTCTGGACGGTAAAGTCGTTAGCGCACCACGCATTAACGAGCCGATCCTGACAGGTAGCGCAGTTATCAGCGGCGGCTTCTCTGTGCAGGAAGCGCAAGACCTGGCATTGTTGCTTCGGGCAGGTGCATTGCCTGCACCTCTTACCGTTTTGGAGCAACGCTCAGTTGGCCCGGACTTGGGTGCTGACAGTATTGCCGCTGGTGAGATCGCGGGTATCATTGGTCTGGTCGCAGTTGTGATCTTTATGATCGTGACATACGGATTGTTTGGTTTAGTTGCCAATGTAGCGCTTACCATGAATATTTTCATGATCATGTCGCTGTTATCTGTGTTGGGTGCAACTCTCACTCTTCCAGGTATTGCCGGTATTATCCTGACCATTGGTATGGCGGTAGATGCTAACGTCTTGATCTTTGAACGTATCCGTGAAGAAACGCGAAATGGTAAGACGCCATTTAACGCCATTGAATCGGGTTACAAACGTGCCTTTACCACCATTGTGGATGCGAACGTGACAACCGGTATTGCCGCTGTAATCCTGTTTGTCATGGGTACTGGGCCGATTAAGGGTTTCGCCGTCACTTTGGGGATCGGCATTGTTTGCTCCATGTTCACAGCAATTCTGCTGTCACGCATGCTTATTTCCATGTGGGCGTTGAAGACACGTCCAAAGACATTAAACGTATAA
- the trmFO gene encoding methylenetetrahydrofolate--tRNA-(uracil(54)-C(5))-methyltransferase (FADH(2)-oxidizing) TrmFO codes for MTEKTAPVHVIGGGLAGTEATWQLVSKGIPVILHEMRPEKGTDAHITNTLAELVCSNSFRSDDAENNAVGLLHKEMRELGSLIMESADINKVPAGGALAVDRHEFSGYIQNKLENHPLVTVERGEIAGLPPEEWGNCLIATGPLTSTPLAEAIHSATGADALSFFDAIAPIIYKDSINFDIAWFQSRYDKGEGTDYINCPMTKEQYEEFIQDLLEGEKTEFKEWEKDTPYFDGCLPIEVMAERGPETLRYGPMKPVGLTNPRDPEVKPHAIVQLRQDNKLGTIYNIVGFQTKLKYADQKRVFQKIPGLEGAEFARLGGLHRNTFINSPEVLDNQLRLKNLPRLRFAGQITGVEGYVESTAVGLMAGRLMAAEALGENFSIPPQTTAFGALLGHIMGGADAKTFQPMNVNFGLFPPLEQRVKKKERKQAYTKRAFTDFEMWKETISA; via the coding sequence ATGACTGAGAAAACAGCTCCGGTTCACGTAATTGGTGGTGGCCTTGCAGGCACCGAAGCCACATGGCAACTGGTATCAAAAGGCATCCCTGTCATTTTGCACGAAATGCGTCCTGAAAAGGGAACCGATGCCCATATCACCAATACATTGGCGGAACTGGTCTGCTCCAACTCTTTCCGATCAGATGACGCAGAAAATAATGCGGTCGGTCTCCTCCATAAGGAAATGAGAGAACTTGGATCTCTCATTATGGAGAGTGCAGATATTAACAAAGTGCCTGCGGGCGGTGCTCTTGCTGTCGATCGACATGAATTCTCCGGTTACATTCAGAACAAACTGGAAAACCACCCATTGGTTACCGTGGAGCGCGGTGAAATTGCGGGTCTTCCACCAGAAGAATGGGGTAATTGCCTGATTGCAACCGGTCCCCTCACCTCAACACCGCTTGCCGAAGCAATCCACAGTGCCACCGGTGCGGATGCCTTGTCTTTCTTTGATGCTATTGCACCCATTATTTACAAAGACAGCATTAATTTTGATATCGCCTGGTTTCAATCCCGTTACGACAAAGGTGAAGGCACAGACTATATCAACTGCCCTATGACAAAAGAGCAGTATGAAGAGTTCATTCAAGACCTTCTTGAGGGCGAAAAAACTGAATTTAAGGAATGGGAGAAAGACACTCCTTACTTTGACGGCTGCCTTCCCATTGAAGTTATGGCAGAACGTGGCCCGGAAACACTACGCTATGGCCCGATGAAGCCGGTTGGCCTCACTAACCCGCGGGATCCGGAGGTTAAACCACACGCGATCGTCCAATTGCGCCAGGACAACAAACTTGGAACGATCTACAATATTGTCGGTTTTCAGACAAAACTGAAATATGCCGACCAAAAGCGTGTCTTCCAGAAAATTCCTGGGCTTGAAGGGGCAGAATTTGCGCGTCTCGGTGGTTTGCACCGCAATACCTTTATCAACAGCCCCGAAGTTCTGGATAACCAGCTTCGCCTAAAAAATCTCCCACGTCTGAGGTTTGCTGGTCAAATCACAGGAGTTGAAGGATATGTGGAAAGCACAGCTGTTGGACTAATGGCCGGCAGGTTAATGGCTGCCGAAGCTTTAGGAGAGAATTTCTCCATCCCTCCACAAACAACTGCATTTGGTGCGCTGCTGGGTCACATTATGGGAGGGGCAGACGCCAAAACCTTCCAGCCGATGAACGTTAATTTCGGACTATTTCCACCATTAGAACAACGAGTTAAGAAAAAAGAACGTAAACAGGCATACACAAAACGGGCCTTTACAGACTTTGAGATGTGGAAAGAAACTATTTCCGCCTAA
- a CDS encoding squalene/phytoene synthase family protein, translating into MATENDQSLLSKEVKQYDYDRWLTCLFAPAEKREHLFALLSFNSEISRIRETVSEPLLGDIRLQWWRDALAGIDTGAVKKHPTVEALYRLHQEIPLDLALMQGMVDMRAKDLDPVPNTTDGQLIIYVDMTAGAVQRLLYRALVGCEDSKSIEAVSLAGRAYGLFGILQAIPFHGRNGLVLVPKQRMAKYGVTENSLLTKEHASSLYNIVESMTDLAASELSDARRLAKSIEGVGRTALLPNAYGPLLLGMFRKHGFDPEKIAGRLGPTRKVLALYRYRTFGF; encoded by the coding sequence GTGGCAACCGAAAACGACCAATCATTGCTTTCAAAAGAAGTGAAACAATATGATTATGACCGTTGGCTGACCTGCCTTTTTGCTCCTGCAGAAAAGCGAGAGCATCTATTTGCTCTGCTATCTTTCAATAGCGAGATTTCACGTATTCGCGAAACAGTCAGCGAGCCTCTACTTGGGGATATACGCCTGCAATGGTGGCGAGATGCGCTTGCCGGTATTGACACAGGGGCGGTGAAGAAACATCCAACCGTCGAAGCTTTGTATCGCCTTCACCAGGAAATACCCTTAGATCTTGCCCTGATGCAGGGGATGGTCGATATGCGGGCAAAAGACCTTGATCCTGTCCCCAACACGACAGACGGACAGTTGATCATTTATGTTGATATGACAGCCGGTGCTGTGCAGCGTCTTTTATACCGCGCATTGGTCGGTTGTGAGGATAGCAAGTCTATCGAAGCTGTTTCGCTTGCTGGCCGCGCTTATGGGCTTTTTGGAATATTACAGGCAATCCCTTTTCATGGCCGTAATGGCCTTGTATTGGTTCCAAAGCAACGGATGGCGAAATATGGGGTTACTGAAAACAGTCTGCTGACCAAAGAGCATGCCAGCAGTTTATATAACATTGTTGAGAGCATGACGGATCTCGCGGCCTCCGAGTTGTCAGACGCCAGAAGGCTTGCCAAAAGCATAGAAGGGGTGGGCAGAACAGCCCTATTACCAAACGCCTATGGGCCATTGCTCCTTGGAATGTTCAGAAAGCATGGTTTTGATCCAGAAAAGATTGCAGGGAGGCTTGGGCCAACACGTAAAGTTCTGGCCTTGTACCGATACCGTACTTTCGGATTTTAA
- a CDS encoding superoxide dismutase, whose amino-acid sequence MAYELPDLPYAKDALAPHISEETLNFHHGKHHNTYVVNLNNLLDGDDSKSLEELMKETAGDASKAGIFNNAAQVWNHTFYWNSMSPNGGGKPTGAIAAKIDEDFGSYEKFAEEFKTAGATQFGSGWAWLVLDGGKLKVTKTPNAECPLTDGATPLITMDVWEHAYYLDFQNRRPDYMGAFLESLINWDFANENLANA is encoded by the coding sequence ATGGCTTACGAACTTCCAGATCTTCCATATGCAAAAGACGCATTGGCTCCACACATCTCAGAAGAAACTCTGAACTTCCACCATGGCAAACACCACAACACTTATGTTGTGAACCTCAACAACCTTCTGGATGGCGATGACAGCAAATCCTTGGAAGAGTTGATGAAAGAAACAGCTGGCGATGCTTCAAAAGCGGGTATCTTCAACAACGCAGCTCAGGTTTGGAACCACACATTCTATTGGAACTCCATGTCTCCAAATGGCGGTGGTAAACCAACTGGCGCGATCGCAGCAAAAATCGACGAAGATTTCGGTTCTTACGAAAAATTCGCTGAAGAATTCAAAACAGCCGGCGCAACTCAGTTCGGTAGTGGCTGGGCATGGCTGGTTCTTGACGGCGGTAAGCTGAAAGTGACAAAAACACCAAATGCTGAATGCCCACTGACAGATGGTGCCACACCACTGATCACAATGGACGTTTGGGAACACGCATACTACCTGGACTTCCAGAACCGTCGTCCAGACTACATGGGTGCCTTCCTTGAAAGCCTCATCAACTGGGACTTTGCCAACGAAAATCTGGCAAACGCTTAA
- a CDS encoding Mth938-like domain-containing protein — protein MQDISGLPEAGQQLINGYGDGGFRISGVRHEGSVLVFPKETQAWDLTSIEELTLDHLKAVKEADPAVEILLIGCGANMAFIDEAIRNDFRAAGIVIDSMDSGAAMRTYNVLLLEGRRVAAALIAV, from the coding sequence ATGCAGGATATTTCAGGCCTTCCCGAAGCCGGGCAACAACTGATCAATGGATATGGGGACGGTGGTTTCCGGATCAGTGGTGTTCGGCATGAAGGAAGTGTTCTGGTATTCCCAAAGGAAACTCAAGCGTGGGATCTGACATCTATTGAAGAGCTGACGCTAGATCACCTTAAGGCGGTGAAGGAGGCGGACCCTGCCGTTGAAATCCTTCTGATCGGTTGTGGCGCGAATATGGCCTTTATTGATGAAGCTATTCGCAATGATTTCCGTGCTGCGGGTATCGTCATTGACAGTATGGACAGTGGGGCGGCCATGCGAACATATAATGTCCTTCTTCTTGAAGGGCGCCGCGTTGCAGCTGCATTGATTGCCGTATAA